One Rosa chinensis cultivar Old Blush chromosome 5, RchiOBHm-V2, whole genome shotgun sequence genomic region harbors:
- the LOC112201857 gene encoding protein SOSEKI 2, protein MEGRMKKYRQVSPERAKVWTEKSPKYHQNRKVPVVYYLCRNRQLEHPHFMEVPVSSSQGLYLRDVINKLNALRGRGIASMYSWSSKRSYKNGYVWHDLSEDDVILPAHGDEYVLKGSEIFDESNSDRLSPIANVKIQNLKQLPEPTSSRSQDDSSSSSSLNGKETKQSHEDELSPPVERPGGSSSVSSESGKNSSWGGSLSLTEYKVYKSDGLADASTQTEENANKLKALETCTRGVSTDDGSLEPDCSYYQDRIPCLKENSEICSDSVSPPPSSSSASSSGGKTETLESLIRADVSKINSFRILEEEELRMPNNARLKASNVLMQLISCGSISVKDHSFGLVPTYKPRFSHSKFPSPLFSSSIMLGELDSLSENPRLKGLRLEDKEYFSGSLIDSKVLKEEDGHTALKRSSSYNADRSCNKTPDSVEVKEKESTSGRSKCILRSIKASLNKQSRSESMRSPISDKPRNSSDGVDGVDGVQSNTPTVSDGGSKRITNPSSVKKQSKRVDAFRGEKEKVIKIEERLASGARVVIQSRAPRDAAAVGSSWL, encoded by the exons ATGGAGGGTAGGATGAAAAAGTATAGACAAGTGAGTCCTGAGAGGGCTAAAGTGTGGACTGAGAAGTCGCCGAAATACCACCAGAATCGGAAAGTTCCGGTGGTTTATTACCTCTGCCGGAACCGACAGCTTGAACACCCTCATTTCATGGAGGTTCCTGTAAGCTCTTCTCAAGGTCTCTACCTCAGAG ATGTGATTAATAAGCTTAATGCTCTGAGGGGCAGAGGGATAGCATCCATGTATTCATGGTCTTCTAAGAG AAGCTATAAGAATGGGTATGTTTGGCATGATCTCAGTGAAGATGATGTGATTCTTCCAGCCCATGGAGACGAGTACGTCCTCAAAGGTTCTGAGATCTTTGATGAATCCAATTCAG ATCGATTGAGTCCGATAGCAAATGTCAAAATCCAGAACTTGAAACAATTACCGGAACCAACATCTTCTAGAAGCCAAGATGATTCTTCATCGTCTTCCAGTTTGAATGGAAAGGAGACAAAGCAGTCCCATGAAGATGAGCTCTCTCCTCCAGTTGAACGACCAGGAGGCTCTTCCAGTGTGTCTTCAGAGTCTGGAAAGAATTCTTCTTGGGGTGGTTCTCTGAGCTTGACAGAGTACAAGGTTTACAAGAGTGATGGTTTAGCTGATGCTTCTACACAGACTGAAGAAAATGCGAACAAACTTAAAGCTCTAGAAACATGTACAAGGGGTGTTTCCACAGATGATGGGTCACTAGAACCTGATTGCAGTTATTACCAAGACCGAATTCCATGTTTGAAAGAGAATTCTGAGATTTGCAGTGATTCTGTTTCCCCTCCTCCATCTTCCTCAAGTGCATCTTCATCGGGTGGGAAGACTGAAACTTTAGAATCACTTATTAGGGCTGATGTTAGTAAAATTAACAGTTTTAGAATTCTTGAAGAGGAAGAGCTTCGAATGCCAAACAATGCAAGGCTCAAGGCTAGTAATGTACTTATGCAACTCATTTCATGTGGGTCAATATCAGTGAAGGATCATAGTTTTGGTCTTGTTCCAACCTACAAGCCCAGGTTTTCCCATTCTAAGTTTCCCTCGCCATTATTTTCTAGTTCAATAATGCTGGGTGAGCTAGACAGCCTGTCAGAGAATCCAAGGCTAAAAGGTTTGAGATTGGAAGATAAAGAATATTTCAGTGGGAGCTTGATTGATAGTAAAGTGCTCAAGGAGGAAGATGGACATACAGCTCTAAAGCGATCGTCTTCATACAATGCCGACAG GAGTTGTAATAAGACGCCAGATTCAGTTGAGGTCAAAGAGAAGGAGTCTACCTCAGGACGCTCAAAATGCATCCTAAGATCGATCAAGGCTTCACTAAACAAGCAATCACGGAGTGAATCTATGAGATCTCCTATTTCTGATAAACCAAGGAACTCCTCAGATGGAGTTGATGGTGTAGATGGTGTACAAAGCAATACCCCTACTGTATCCGATGGAGGTAGTAAAAGAATCACAAATCCATCCTCTGTTAAAAAGCAATCGAAAAGGGTAGATGCTTTCAgaggagagaaggagaaggtTATCAAAATCGAAGAAAG GCTTGCTTCAGGAGCTCGGGTTGTAATCCAATCAAGAGCACCTCGTGATGCTGCTGCCGTTGGCAGCTCATGGTTGTAG